From Crassostrea angulata isolate pt1a10 unplaced genomic scaffold, ASM2561291v2 HiC_scaffold_56, whole genome shotgun sequence, a single genomic window includes:
- the LOC128168817 gene encoding uncharacterized protein LOC128168817 codes for MSATYLKGLFTRYRNLIETEIKKADQLVSIDVSEEDPTALLRNVETSVRRIKEFSAKLEETMEKWSMLIEGQETRQGEQEKFSKISGKVFLSLNEANDRSEQLIILEKTLQEKLTTLKKPPDMTDPRLDHLIHLQAKMQEQIIHFQELSLQQHNPVADSVAVKLPKLELPSYNGDKIKFKEFWDSFQATVHRNHKLSNIEKFNYLRSKLTETARLAISGLSLSNENYDVAISILKDRFGDVQSVINKHYVELINTQPATNDTSSLRKLHDDIERHMRSLEALHQDVNQDVFIPMITSKLPKETLLQLEIQKGSQEKWTVQKLRDLMKSYITVKESAELQASSVVRHEERHTTTEALVISTNKESAIRRNRPTRVPVKPTVCTFFEGSHWTDECRKYRTIEDRKQRLRGKCFVCLKPGHRSKECRVEKTCYHCKQHIHHRSLCPKKIPFRQRESSHLTEEISTTEETSKFQKDSENSLLSSGDIVLMQTAKTEVSNQYSENSEPARLLMDSGSQRTYITENLADRLQLKSQATEKISLITFGAERPKIVKTPTVSLKLKLKDGHYLSIDANVVPTITGTVQRKPVPKDIQDRCQTLWKNLQLADTLPVKFENWTVDILIGNDYYLDLLLPEIIEIQKGFYLLASKLGWILTGRTQRPYCKDDEQVMMITNGNLSLTEYCLHSRVDECLSVKPSIDDFWNLETIGIQDSPYTSDDGKALRNFNSTLKIENNRYQVTWPWKEEFPDLPENRELA; via the coding sequence ATGTCAGCAACCTATTTGAAAGGACTTTTTACCAGGTACAGAAATCTTATAGAGACAGAAATTAAAAAGGCTGATCAACTTGTGTCGATAGATGTATCCGAGGAAGATCCGACAGCTCTACTTAGAAATGTTGAAACATCAGTGAGACGGATAAAGGAGTTCAGCGCCAAACTTGAAGAAACGATGGAGAAGTGGTCAATGTTGATAGAGGGCCAAGAGACTAGACAAGGTGAACAAGAGAAATTCAGTAAAATCAGTGGGAAGGTGTTCCTTTCATTAAATGAGGCAAATGATCGCTCTGAGCAGCTCATCATTCTTGAGAAAACACTACAAGAAAAACTTACAACTCTGAAGAAACCTCCCGATATGACAGACCCAAGACTAGATCACCTGATTCATTTACAAGCAAAGATGCAGGaacaaattattcattttcaagaGCTGTCACTCCAACAACACAACCCAGTGGCAGACTCAGTGGCAGTTAAACTTCCAAAGTTAGAACTACCTTCCTACAATGGAGATAAAATTAAGTTCAAGGAATTCTGGGATTCCTTTCAAGCTACTGTTCACAGGAACCATAAGCTCTCAAACATTGAGAAATTTAACTATCTCAGAAGCAAACTTACAGAAACAGCTCGACTAGCCATATCTGGACTTTCACTTTCAAATGAAAACTATGATGTAGCTATTTCTATTCTGAAGGACAGATTTGGAGACGTGCAATCAGTTATCAACAAACATTATGTTGAACTCATTAATACTCAGCCAGCTACCAATGACACATCAAGTCTGCGTAAGTTACATGATGACATTGAGAGACACATGCGCAGCTTGGAAGCTTTACATCAGGATGTCAACCAGGATGTATTCATCCCCATGATTACCTCGAAACTACCCAAAGAAACCCTACTGCAGCTTGAAATACAAAAAGGCTCACAGGAAAAGTGGACGGTGCAGAAACTGAGAGATTTAATGAAAAGTTACATCACAGTGAAAGAATCAGCAGAACTTCAAGCTTCTAGTGTTGTAAGACATGAAGAGAGGCACACCACAACAGAAGCCTTAGTGATCTCAACTAATAAGGAGTCAGCAATAAGACGAAACAGACCAACGAGAGTTCCAGTGAAACCTACAGTATGCACCTTTTTTGAGGGTTCTCATTGGACTGATGAATGTAGAAAATACAGAACCATAGAAGATAGAAAACAGAGACTCAGGGGGAAGTGCTTTGTCTGCTTGAAGCCTGGCCACAGAAGTAAAGAATGCAGAGTTGAGAAGACATGTTATCATTGTAAGCAGCATATCCACCATAGAAGCTTATGTCCCAAGAAAATACCTTTCCGTCAAAGAGAAAGTTCACACCTGACTGAAGAAATAAGCACAACAGAAGAGACTTCGAAGTTTCAAAAGGATTCGGAGAATAGTTTATTATCATCAGGTGATATTGTTTTGATGCAGACAGCAAAAACAGAGGTTTCTAACCAATATAGTGAAAATTCAGAACCAGCTAGACTTCTTATGGACTCAGGATCTCAGAGAACATACATAACAGAGAACTTAGCTGACAGATTACAGTTGAAAAGCCAAGCAACAGAGAAGATATCCTTGATAACCTTTGGTGCAGAAAGGCCTAAAATAGTGAAAACACCTACAGTTTCCTTGAAACTGAAACTCAAGGATGGACATTATTTAAGTATTGATGCAAATGTTGTACCCACAATTACAGGAACAGTCCAGAGAAAACCGGTTCCCAAAGACATTCAAGACAGATGTCAAACCCTGTGGAAAAATCTACAGTTAGCAGATACTCTACCAGTGAAGTTTGAAAACTGGACAGTTGACATCCTGATAGGTAATGACTATTACCTGGATTTGTTACTACCAGAAATAATAGAAATCCAAAAGGGATTTTACCTACTTGCTTCTAAACTTGGATGGATTCTCACTGGAAGGACCCAAAGACCATATTGTAAAGATGATGAGCAAGTTATGATGATTACCAATGGGAATTTATCTCTCACAGAATATTGCCTCCATTCCAGAGTGGATGAGTGCCTATCGGTGAAACCTTCCATTGATGATTTTTGGAATCTGGAGACAATTGGAATTCAAGATTCTCCTTACACTTCAGATGACGGAAAAGCCCTGAGAAATTTCAATAGCACATTGAAGATAGAAAACAACAGATACCAGGTCACATGGCCTTGGAAGGAAGAATTTCCAGATCTTCCAGAAAATAGAGAACTAGCATAA